In Dermacentor silvarum isolate Dsil-2018 chromosome 10, BIME_Dsil_1.4, whole genome shotgun sequence, the genomic stretch TCAGGGAAACCCTATGGACTGAGATTACCGCTATCGTGTGCGCCATCTAATGTAATTTCCCATTATTTATGTCTACTGTGACAAGGGTGAAATATGCATCACATTTTTTTTGCGTGACAAGTGTTTAAAATCTGTCAGAGGGGTCACAGCCGCTTGCTAAAACTACGCGACGAAAACATGTTATAGCATTATCGCTTATACCTTTGCAACCGTACCACCAATGGCGCCCTACTTTGGCATCGTTGTGTTGAAGAAAAGAGCCATTACTCAATCATGCATGTGTCACGTGCACAGATGGCGGCGCGGTGTCACTATGTCATGTCATGCCACTATATGTCATGCCAGGTATAATTTATCAAACTCATACTGGTGCTCATCGGCAGTTAAAAAGTTGTCTCCGGCGCCATCATGCAGGGAGGTCATTTCTGTAACTGTGTCCAAACACCCTCTGCAAACAGGGAGCGCGCACAATTGCAATATTAGACCGTAACATACGCCCACTAGCTGTAGCAAATTAAGCTTGGCATGTAAACCTTTTAACGTACAAATAAATGCAACCTGTGCATTTGATTGGCCGTCCCCCATTTCTGCACCCATACCCTGTCTGCAGAACGTACAAGTAGTTTCACGTGCCCCACATAGGCTGCGTCCCTAGTAAAACCTGCTTGATTCCCCGCCCTACCCCCTCCTCAACCGTTTTCAGTTTCATGATTAATCGTGCAGAGCTGGCACTAAGAAGTATTCGAAATCTATttaaaaaatatttgcatttgcGAATAATGATTGTTTCATTTGAGGACCGAATAGATTAGATTCTGATATGCGCACACCCCTACAAAATAGGTTCCACACTCTTCAAGTAATTCCTTTTTAAACCGGCCTTTGACATTACATTGATTCACTCAGTGGTGTAAAAAGCAGTGTAGCATTTATCCTACGTTTTCCCGGTATAGGGGTGCCTGTTAAATCGGATAATTTGACCTGTCAAAAAGATATATTCCGAAGGCTGtcctttttatttctctctctttctttaacgTCATGGAGTCTGCTCATGCGGAATGTGTCGCTTCTCCCGTCGCAGTTGGCGCAACAACCCTTCAAGCGATCACGCCCACCAACTTCACCAGGAGCACGTCGGCCGACCGCAGGCTCGGGTGGCGAACAACGGGCGTGCTCATCGCCTTCGCCATCGTGGCGGCGGCATCGCTCGGCGTTTTCCTCGCCGTTTACGTACTGCACTCTCGAAAGCACCTAATAGAGCACTGCGCCAGCGTCGAGTGCAAGTTCGCCGTCGAAGACATGATATCGCACGTGGACCCTCACGTCAGCCCGTGCGATGACTTCTACCTACACGTGTGCGGCAAAGCGGGCGACAAGACCTTCGGCGGCGCCGACCTGATGGCGCGGGCGCTCGACGACGTGCTCATTTCGGTTCAGAGGGTTCTCCGCAGTCGCAAGAGCAAGGACCACAGTAAGCATCCGGGTCTCGCGCAACTGGCGACCACGTTCACCTCTTGCTACGCGTTCGCCATTTCGACCAAGGCACTCGCCGACGCGCCTCTCGCGGAGGCCATAGCCGACGAGACGGACATCCTTGGGGCAACCGACGTCGCGTCTGTCCTGCGACGCGTTATCCGGCTGTCACTTAGAAAAGGTATCTCCACCCTGTTTACCGCGAGCGGCGTCATATACCTGGGTGACCTAGCCCTGCACGTGTCGCGCGGGAAATCGTTCAGCGAGAAGCTGGCCCAGCCAACCGACGGCGCGGCGGGGCGGGAGTTGGTAACGCGGCTTTTCGATCGCGCGTTCGCAAACACACCGAGCGTTCGGAAGCTCGACGCCAATGACACCGTGCGGCGTCTATTGGAATTTGACAGGGCTCTCTCGTCGGAAAACAGCTACGCCAGAGACGAAGAAATGTGCGGCGATTCGAAGACCGAGTTTGTGACGCAGTACGTCGGTGGCCGCGACTGGCTACGTTTCGTGAACTCCCTTTTGCCGGAAAACTCGCAGCTGAAGGAGGCGTCACTCGTGCTCGTTTCCGAGGCGGACAGGATAAAGAAGGCCGCAGATGAACTCCGCAAGAAGATCGACTTGGGAGTCATATACATCTTGTTCCACGTTGCAATGGAGATTGGACGCTTTTACATCGTTCCACTGAGCAAAGTGACAAGAACATGTTTGCGAATGGCGCAAGAGATTTTACCACCGTCGGTGTCAAACGTCTTCCACAACTTGACGACCACCGCGAACTCGGACCCATCGAGAGCTGGCGCCATTTTCATCGGCATTCGGGAAGTCTTCGCAAAGCACCCGCTGATGTTGTTGGGCATAAGCGAAGGCGAAGAGAAGAAAGCGGCTTCCTTCCTCGGCAGCGTCACCTTGCGCGCCCAAGAGACGACGGTCAGCGCGTGGCCCAACGGGTCGGGCTGGCAGCCTCACGAAGCCGCCGACTCCCTGCCTGCCGCCTTCCCCAGGATGCATGTCGTCCTGAAGGCGCGCGAAGCCCTAAGGCGCCTCAACGACCCGCCTTCCGTGGGACAGGTGACCTTCAGCGGCCACGAGCTGACCAACGACGTCGTCTATTCGCGACTGCTGAACGAGGTCTTCCTTCCGGCGTCCCTTAGACGCTCGCCAGTTCTGTATTCGGGCCAAGTTCCCACGGAGTTCAACATGGGCACCGTCGGCGTTCTGCTGGCGACGCAAGTGTTCCACGCCAACGAGCCGTCGGAGAACGACCTCCACGACTGGTACGACCAAAACGCGGGCGCCTTCGGTCGCTGCATGAGGGAGTCGAAACCGACTGCGATTGCCTGGCAATTCAACGCGCTGCCGGATAACCGATTGCTCGAGCTGTTCACCCTGGCCTACTCGGTCAAGGTCGCTCACAGGGCTGTCAGGGAGCACTACGATGGCTACGACCGCCACGCGAGCAACTTCGACGACGTGTTGAGAAAGGCGCAGCGCACTTTCTTCCGCAGGTTCTGTCTGCTGTCGTGCGGCGACAGCGTGCAGAACGAAACCAGCGAATCACGACTCGCCTGCCTCGTGCCCGTCCTCAACATGCCCGAGTTCTACGAGGCCTTCGGCTGCCCACTCAACAAGGGCGCCGAGGGACGATGCGCGCCCTTATCGTAGAAGGCACCAGAATTGCCTAATAATGACAGTAATACGAATGTACAAGACCGAACCTGGTTGTAGCCGTTCTCGCCGCCCTCAGTTTCTCGTCGGACTGATTTTGTTAACGATATACTTCACAACGCTGAGTGAGGATCACGCTGTGGAAAACAGCAATATTCCAAAGCACCTGCGGTGATGCAGGGACCTCTGTTTAGCGCTATAGTCCTTAACCGGATGTTACGATGACTTTGTGCAGTGAATTTCTTTCATCCATGTTTCCGTGCTTTGCAAGAATTGCTTGAATATAACTAATATGGCATTTCGATTTTTCTTTACCTGATTTGGCTTAACTGGTTACCGAAATGCGCGTTAACGAAAGGAGTGTACATGCTTCTTTTGACACGTTAATTCTGTGGCTACTCATACCGATTATTTACGGATAGAATACGCTTACGGCCGTTCACTGTTATTTTTATTACATGCCTTGTCGACTTTAAAAAGTCACGAAAgtcatataatatatatatatatatatatatatatatatatatatatatatatatatatatatatatatatacaagttaaaagaagtgcaggcgcacgtagaaaagcaaacaTTTTAATCTCGAAGTTTCGGCCGGGGTCccgccttcatcaagagtgcgatatatacagggtgtcccagctatcacgcagcgcgatataaaaaagaggaacggcgttacgcgaggaaaacctagcgcgtattgtttccagtgcagtgaagtagccgccagtaatttttttgttactgagatgtaattagttaattgtaattaatgatctaactcgagaagtactgtactaattatcaaagtgtcaatgagaaacttgtagagcaacatgcaaaactcccgatacagctttctgttgctcaatacgtgcttcatgaatgtgtttttccgagcgtgaaagacgcccgcgaatacacgcaaaattgccacgtgACTGGCGGCTACTTCTGGCGGCTACTGCACTGCACTTCATTACACGGCTActtcactgcactggaaacaatacgcgctaggtttgcttcgcgtaacgccgttcctcttcttttaaatcgtgctgcgtgatatctgggacaccctgtatacatatatatatatatatatatatatatatatatatatatatatatatatataagacaagATTTCATTTCGGCCGACGAAGTTATGTACTACGTGTTTGCCCGAAGTCAAACTGTGGGTCGAGTTGACGGATCGCATCTTTAGTGACAGAACAGTTATTAGTAGCAGTAGGAAAAGTGCGCTATAACGATCCGCCATTGTGGTATTTTCAGTCACCACGGGACTGCGGCTGAAATGAACCTGAAGGAGATAGTTTAATCCACTAATGTATTCGCCATGTCTGGCATGGGGATATATGCACTTACAGTGGAGCTGTTAGAACCGCCCTAtaatcattccgtcgtccgcagcttcgctgagctgggggagagagagctaaGAGAGTGAAATTAGAGTATAAAAAttgtcgcttccgaaagactgaagcgagagctagggaagctgaacaTCCCAAGTTTATAtttagggaagccgagagttcgcgtaggcgaagaaatgaaggtCCAGACgctcgtgaacgtggccggttgaattcatcgcgatactacgcagaaaaattatgcgtggctctgctatcgaaAATAACAaagaccagcggagatggggtaagcccagcaaaagttagactaagtgtgtggtttgccactactatACTATGCTTTTCCCAGctctggtctctggtgtttgcgatagcagagccacgcataatttttaacagtgaagctgtttaagcccgcCGTAACGTGTGGTTCGtgtcaagaaactatcatcagcaatgaagaacgAAATAAAAGAATAAACTTCATCGCCaaagcgggattcgaacccgcgtaccacCGATTCCTAAGCGACcgccgtaaccactaggccatacagccactttttttttctttattacatgagagcagaatcttcagcaacacaagaaacgaagcgctacaggtacatattcaaaagtcaggcaagcatgtgcacgcgtccaataaaggcatccagtccggcgctgtttcttgagcagcgtacacgtacactacgaacgtaggcagcagattcccgaaaaaacgaccgagtgcttcgccgtggttcagcgtgcctgtcacacattgtactgcgccaaagactatgtagaacaagtactatgaacatgtcatatggtgggtcacagggatctttaaaaggtaagaaatgAATTGTGTATAGTGTGATGTCTcaatcttttttaagtgttctttggagaatgtcccagaagaacacggcatccctacaatcgacaaaacagtgatcaatcgtttcagcatgtggacacaaacggcagtttgtagactacggcacgaaacagccccttttttctaaccaggttttgacaggaagggttgccgaatgtaagttaaagaaaaacgttttgatccctggaggaatgatcattcgacggacacgcttaagtacatctaagtagcaacactccaaataaggcgcacgataatggggaacaggaaacaatgtgtctatcagtgcagcagaaatttctttaggggatgcagtgaaaatataatccaagctaaagcgagctttaagaaagcgaaagccttcaacaacctctttcaagaagccccaaggagcaggtggtgcatctctgacagatgacgacacaactatttctggaaggtaattcattaatcgaagttgtaacatctctcttagaaaaggactgtttacatcacgagagaagaataaccgggagacaagttgcctaacacaaaggtgaactaggccaagaccaccactctcaagaggaagaaaaaggttatcacgccgcatggcctgaacacgtgagctccatacataggtagcaagcacacgatggaaagcttgcaacctaagtcgccagcagtgtaatacctgcaggtctagctgctagaaacagattgcaagcttcagctcggctaaatatggacaactgccgcccctgccagttgttgaccttacgttgtacttctgcaacttccgctgaccagtgtGGATTACTGTTGCGATATTGggagaggggtacacctaagtacttcaagtcttgcctccactgaatacctgcgaagtgagttggcattgtacactATAGACCAAACCAAAATccggaactcttctcaaagttcacagttgcaccagaagctgagcaaaactgctgcgttatggcaagggcagtctccacacttttcttgtcagcgcagaagaaggctagccacgcttgcagagcatccatttatgcgaaccatattatgatgatgattcgcatgattgcgttcgagagtcgtcgtcttcgtccacagctggcgcgttcgcacgcgttcgtgccaatgctctgggaggtgaagaagaggttttgcgcgctatgctcgggagacagataaagaaaatgagagagagagagagagagagagacgcattcacggagcgggtctgctggaacgcgttgtcggcattatAACTCGGGCGCAGCCTAGGCCGAAGCTAGCTAACAACAAGTTTAACCTAGCCACACCagtataggcctatagctacaaccaagagacgcaataaatcggccagcttcgctgtgtcttgagctttgcgtggcctagtgcaagctttagCATTTTTTTAGGATTAATAGCCTCCATATTATTCGCGCATGCAATTGAATGCCTTGTTAGAGCTCCCTACTAAAAGCCGAACGAAATGAGATCATCTCGTAAGCTCCAGTCCCCCGAATGTCTTTTTACTATAGGCCACTCAGTTTTAGAAGGTCGTCTTGGAGCGTTTTCCGTAATGCAGCGGATTTCAACGGATTTCCGTATCAGCGGAAATCAACGGATTTCCGTTGATTGCAGCACCAAGCTGGTGGCAGATAACGCAGGGACTTTCAAGCTGCAAAGCCCCTGCTCAATATTGTAACACATTGGAGTATTTATTTTCACTCTCGAGGCCCGAAGGCATCGTACAAAGGAGCGGAGTTTGCATCTCAGCAGTTGTGTGCAGAAATAGCAGACAAATTAAAATACCTCACAGGAGCAACGATTTTACATAGTTTTCAGTGGGCTCGCAATTGAAGATCGGAAGCTGAAACACGTCAGTGATTTTTCTCTTGTGAACAAGCATGCCAGGGGCACAAGGTAGCACACGCAAGATTCCagccgaaatatacgcacaagacgCCACGCCAACGACAAGAGGTGCTGCAGTCACGTGCTTTCTGTACAAAGCTGCTGAGATGCATACTCCTCCCAAAATATTTAGAAGGTCCCTACTATATTGCTGCACGCAGTGTCGGAATGTTTCAACAATGCATCATCACTTTCTTATAGTTGCGTATAAAGGAAAAAACGAACACAGCGGTGCAGTCTTGTGCTTGAAAATACCTGAAAGGGGTCCTTTGGACTGGAATCTTTCTCAGAGCCAGGACACCATGAACATACGTCGGGTAGCTGGCTTTGCCACAGTTGTTCGTAGTTGGTACTATACTACAGAAGTGTGTAAGATGGTGTTCTTGCTATGATATCACAGGAAAATGTTATCAAAACACTCACTCTTCGGGACATGGAAGGGCTGGGAAGTGGAAGCCGACTCTTCCGTGATCCGCTATTCTCGACCACACCGCGAACAGCGCCATTTAGTAAACTTGCATAGACTGTGATGGCAGACTTCATATATGTAGCGCACGAAAAACTAAGTCAAACAGAGTGACGGAGACACACATCTCGTCCTCGTTTTTCGTGCGCGACTGTTGTGTTGAGGAACTCAAAGAAGAACGGCACGGACATTTCATGTAGGTGCCGATGAACATCATCATCTTTAATGTGCTCTCGTGACCACGCTCCTCGCGGGCACTACTACTTTCTCATTATATGACGTTCctcagctgtaaaaaaaaagaaggaaaaagaaaaggaactatAATTTGCGTAGCGCGTAATCCATAAACTTTATcggattttttttaatgcgacgcatttcttggcgaacatttgctactttggcagtatctatctatctatctatctatctatctatctatctatctatctatctatctatctatctatctatctatctatctatctatctatctatctatctatctatctatctatctatctatctatctatctatctatctatctagccgcctacgactttgtgctctcaaggtcgtttcgttaacttgatatgtaccaaaattggcataccatgacaagagtatatggcgaacataaatgatatgtcatgagatgcgtgtcatgtaggtcatgaaacagccgcctacgtcttggtgctctcctggTCGTTTTGTTAAGTTGGTAGGTACAAAAATTGGTATAGTAcgacaggagtgtatgatgaacataagcGATAGGTCATGAAATAAATGTCATGActtgcgcgtcatgtaggtcatgacaatgacccagcgaaaagattaacactcaaaaaccagttaaatgggttcggacgtgggtattacgtgaaggaaacacatcagaatgctggtagaagtcatagtcatgagcatgactcagcaaaaatgacaatgactcagcgaaaaaagactaacgctcaaaaaacactggaatgggtacggacgtggacactaagtgaatcAAACgctcaatgatgatggtagaaatcatggccatgagcatgactcagaaaaatgacaatgactcagcgaaaaaagattaaggcccgtattcacaaacggaacttaagttgggcgtcaataagtgcggtAAAAGGgttaggaaagttttaggagagCACGTCAAAAACTACACTTAATTATCACTTTCGAAcgtaacacttttcgggtcaagtatgtcaTCTGGTGTCGAgggtacgtaaataatttacgtgtacgattgGTTCAAtcgtaaataaaaaagaaaaaaaaattgcagcagatTACTGCGaatataaatgttgcagtgctttcacgcgcattctgctgagtaaaatgtaaagaactatttggttttagTGCTTTACTCAAACTCTAgctggccacaagttcacattggttctcgcagccactgcggttTGTGTCCTcgtcccgacttttttttttattttttatttttttgctgaaaacgtgcggtgtttgtgcgtagagAGCCTGTGTGTATTGTGTGCTTTCAACCCGCGCGGAcgatggaaaaaagaaaacaaacttttccAAAGAAGAACGTGCCGTGCCCCTGGAGCTCGTTTCAAGCGTTAATTAAATTAATGAAATTAATTAAACATTGATAGATGGATTAATGTGGTTTATTGGCTCAAGGGCCAGAGTTGGCCAACGAGCGCCAAGGCGAATTAATTAACTGTGAacgaataattaattaattatattATTAATGTATTAATTAAACATTAACGAGATCCCCGGTGACAAcctgaaaggttccggcgccATAGAATCGCAACGCGAtcagaagctggagcagcggcggcatggggtgaccgcgttcgttgtcttttggggccagcggcagcatttccaacagccgtAGCACCGCTTGCTTGGGAAAGCGGTACCGCCACGAGAATTCCGCGTTGTTGTATACTTCCATGGGATTCTGTCGATAGGCGTGGCCGTAGTGGCGGCGCGTATCGGTATGCCTCATCCTCAGTAATatcgtgcacacgtccggcgaaatcggcaaagtcggcgaggctgccgtaacagtcggccatcttgct encodes the following:
- the LOC119431818 gene encoding uncharacterized protein LOC119431818; its protein translation is MSASESRPEGNQGLRASPSTAYGEKRSKHKKRKKSAKREDVKQDVDEAPRPAQSPAPAADSLESPAACVELPKDAEKIPASTERQRPEEEKRFSSARCPSAFRRVVGRLTMPLEKLQVPTSAYKDVKPCAEPAETSEVFVRTSENTASATRRKSSVRFGATTLQAITPTNFTRSTSADRRLGWRTTGVLIAFAIVAAASLGVFLAVYVLHSRKHLIEHCASVECKFAVEDMISHVDPHVSPCDDFYLHVCGKAGDKTFGGADLMARALDDVLISVQRVLRSRKSKDHSKHPGLAQLATTFTSCYAFAISTKALADAPLAEAIADETDILGATDVASVLRRVIRLSLRKGISTLFTASGVIYLGDLALHVSRGKSFSEKLAQPTDGAAGRELVTRLFDRAFANTPSVRKLDANDTVRRLLEFDRALSSENSYARDEEMCGDSKTEFVTQYVGGRDWLRFVNSLLPENSQLKEASLVLVSEADRIKKAADELRKKIDLGVIYILFHVAMEIGRFYIVPLSKVTRTCLRMAQEILPPSVSNVFHNLTTTANSDPSRAGAIFIGIREVFAKHPLMLLGISEGEEKKAASFLGSVTLRAQETTVSAWPNGSGWQPHEAADSLPAAFPRMHVVLKAREALRRLNDPPSVGQVTFSGHELTNDVVYSRLLNEVFLPASLRRSPVLYSGQVPTEFNMGTVGVLLATQVFHANEPSENDLHDWYDQNAGAFGRCMRESKPTAIAWQFNALPDNRLLELFTLAYSVKVAHRAVREHYDGYDRHASNFDDVLRKAQRTFFRRFCLLSCGDSVQNETSESRLACLVPVLNMPEFYEAFGCPLNKGAEGRCAPLS